Genomic segment of Salvelinus alpinus chromosome 23, SLU_Salpinus.1, whole genome shotgun sequence:
gcctggacatgcgctggcttgagcagggggaccttgcgtgcgctgcaggattttaatccatgacggcgtagtgtgttactaatggttttctttgagactgtggtcccagctctcttcaggtcattgaccaggtcctgccgtgtagttctgggctgatccctcaccttcctcatgatcattgatgccccacgaggtgagatcttgcatggagccccagaccgaggatgattgaccatcatcttgaacttcttccattttctaataattgcgccaacagttgttgccttctcaccaagctgcttgcctattgtcctgtagcccatcccagccttgtgcaggtctacaattttatctctgatatccttacacagctctctggtcttggccattgtggagaggttggagtctgtttgattgagtgtgtggacaggtgtcttttatacaggtaacgagttcaaacaggtgcagttaatacaggtaatgagtggagaacaggagggcttcttaaagaaaaactaacaggtctgtgagagacggaattcttattggttggtaggtgatcaaatacttatgtcatgcaataaaatgcaaattaattacttaaaaatcatacaatgtgattatctggatttttgttttagattccgtctctcacagttgaagtgtacctatgataaaaattacagacctctacatgctttgtaagtaggaaaacctgcaaaatcggcagtgtatcaaatacttgttctccccactgtatatggccaatataccacagctaagggctgtttccAGGCACTCTGCTTTGTCGTGTATattaacagcccttagccatggtatattgaccatataccacacctccttgggccttattgcttaagtatatcaTGTGTTTTGAAATGAGTGATCACTAGGCACACTTTTTCTACCCTATTTGTCCAGTAATGAAGGCATGTGTCGGATCTGCCACGAGGGGGCCGGTGGTGAGACGCTGCTCTCCCCTTGTGACTGCACAGGGACCCTGGGTAAGGTGCACAAGAGCTGCCTGGAGAAGTGGCTGTCGTCCTCCAACACCAGTTACTGTGAGCTCTGCCACACAGAGTTCACTGTTGAACGGCGACCCCAACCCCTTACACAGGTACAACattggcactgtgtgtgtgtgagccaccATAATAATGACGGAAAAAGACTGTAATAATAGTGGTCCTTTCCTTGCATCCTCCCAGTGGTTGCGGGACCCGGGGCCTCGCAGTGAGAAGCGCACGCTGCTGTGCGACATGGCCTGCTTCCTGCTCATCACGCCACTGGCGGCCATCTCAGGCTGGCTGTGTCTGAGGGGAGCCCAGGACCACCTGACCCTCAACAGCCGGCTGGAGGCCGTGGGACTCATTGCCCTTACCATCGCCCTCTTCACCATCTACATCCTCTGGACACTGGTAACTAGGCCCTACACACAGACCAGATACAcatgacattttagtaatttatgaGGCGCtcctatccagagtgacttatagtcagTGCATTCATTttgagatagctaggtgggacaaccacatatcacaggcatagaaatTAACTTTTTCCTCAACGTAGAGGCaagtgctggttaagtgttctttttttgttatttatatatatatattttatgagGTGGGggtggtgaggaggaggattatttaagatactgtttgaagagttatgtttttggaagatgggcaaggactctgtcctagtttcagggagcagctggttccaccattggcgtgccagaacagagaagagcttgggctgggctgagcgggagctgccctcccataggggtgggagggcaaagagacctgaggtggcagaacggcGTCCTTGGGTTGGGGTGTAGTGTTTGAGCGTAGTCTGAAGGTAGGGACGGGCAGTTTTGCTTGCTGTTCCGTAGGTAAGTACCATggtcacacagaacacacacacaccttatggATTACTTTACACCACCTTTGTTAATTGGCagcattttttttgcagtataaATATGTGCTTTACAATAGCTATTAGTACATTTTGTAAGACGAATAAGACATTTGTGTTTGATTTTTTTCTTGTCTGTGGAATTCTGTGCACTTCCCATTTTATGTTCAGGAGAGACAAGTAATGTGCCAACAGAAATATTTTTGGTCTGCTACAATCTTTTGTCTCTACTCTAGAAAGACTACTGTACTCTGAAACAATACTTACAATAGTTACAAAATCAGCAACTGAAGCGGAACCATTTTGTAGACAATATGTTTCACATCGTGTTTTGAGcagagttggggtcaattccatttgaattccagtcaattcaggaagtacactgaaattccaattatcttcaatgcttttcaattaggaaGAATTGGAAATAGGTTTGCtctctgaattgaaatggaattgatacCTGGTTGTGCGTGCCTGCAATAGCAACCATATATTCAGAGAATCTGCTCTGTGCAGGTCATATCAAATGTCTAGTTTCATTGACGTCTGTCTCCGTGCCCCTCAGGTATCGTTCCGCTATCACTGTCAGTTATACTCAGAGTGGAGGAGGACCAATCAGAAAGTGCGCCTGCTAATGCCCGACATAAAAGGAGCGCACTCTACCCAACATTCCGTGCCGACGAAGTCAACCAAGAAAATTACTGACGAGACCATCGTATGAGCACCGAGCGACGTGTTCTCGCAAATAAATTGTTACAACTCGAACTTCTGCGCTTAAGGACCATTCTGGGGGATTCTTTTTCCATATTCATTTTTGAAGCACTTGAGCCCAGATATGAACTATAACCATTTTGATTTTGGGACATTTTGTACTCGTAGAAGGACGTGTCACTGATGTCATCGCCGGATTATGAACACTGGACTGGAACATAAGGTCACGGCCAATAGCGGGATgcagcatgttaatacagtagATCTGAAACATActacccccacctctccttcacAATGTATTTAGCTTTTTTTGGACAACTGCCATCCAATAGACTCATGAATTTACTCACTCAGAACGACCATGTGAACGACCAAGTCTAAATATGATGTTCTCTGTTTTTAAAATCTTTGTCCTTTTTGAAGATGgggggaggagagcgagagagagagtgggctTTGGTGTCAGTCAATGTATGCAAAAGTATTTGATGTAATTTTAGTCTTCCTGTTGCACTCCTTTGAGTAAGCTGGGTCATTGTGGAATAAAATATAAGGGACTCTTGTACAATGGCTTGCATGTGTAAAATGTCATGTGTGCTGAAACTCTTCGTGCTACTTATACAGGAGTATTGGATCTGTAACGATCTAGCTCCCGCGTGGAGCAGGGGAGCTAgatctgcatctcagtgcaagaggcgtcactacagtccctggttcaaattcaggctgtatcacttccagctgtgattgggagtcccatagggcggcgcacaattggcccagcatcgcccaggtttggccggggtaggccgtcattgtaaataagagtttgtacttaactgacttgcctatttaaatgtaaaaaaacaacaatttatgtACCACTCCATACCACCACCTAGTGGATATTTATGGGATTACTCCTTGCCGGTCCAGAAGGTACTGAAGGAGTAAAAAGTAAACAGGTACCATGAAAGAGATCCACTCAACTACTTGTATTGTAAAATTTTATTTCATGGCATTAATATAATGTGAGTGAACAAGCTATCAAAACCCAAATATTATATATTACACAAAATGAAGGAAGTCGGCACACACAACACTTTGAGATGACAGAAAGGGAGGGACGGTGATGGTCGTCATGGGTTACAGGTTCTGGCAGCACTGCAGTTTGTTCCCTTTCTGGTCTGTGGTGGGTGGAACACTTATGTCCACCACATTGTTTCCAGGGGACTCGTCATGGGCAGACCGCTCAGCGATCTGCTTCTGCGATACGATGCGATAGATTTCTGCGGAGAGTAGGCCAGACTGTTGTGGTGGATCTCAATACTTCAAAGAGGATTTCTTACCTATTCTCTAGTCTACCTAATCTGCACGGGTCTAAAATAAGTTGGGAAAGGTCAAAGCAATTAGCTTTGCTCTTGTACTGTACCTGTAAGGATGTTTTTGAAAGCTTCCTCTACATTTGTTGAATCCAAGGCTGAAGTTTCAATAAAGGATAGAGTGTTCTTCTCTGCAGGGTTAAAGAAAAGGCAAAGTGAGTCACACATCAAGAAATTGATCCAGGACAGAATCCTTCTGAATTACACATTGAGGCTCACTCAATACGCTGCTATGTCCCAATACTATATTCTCCTCCCTTCCCTTGTGATGACCACTGATTACAAAAGTTCCAGATAGGTGAAAGCAACTATATGGTGTTGCTCTCATTTCACTTTCACACTATCCATCTCTTCAGTGGTCACTTAGGACCACAAAATATAAAGACTCTTCCAAGATTGTCCCAACAAGCCCTTATACCCCTGAGCCTGGTCCTAGATGCCATGGTCCTACATgccatgacaatgaccataggagttggcaagaagGCACAactagatctgggaccaggctatgtttCCTCTGCCAAAAGATGCAAGTACCTGCAAAAGCCCGGGCCTCGTCCGTGGGCACGGCCCTGAGATGGCGCAGGTCGCTCTTGTTGCCCGCCAGCATGATGACGATGTTGTTGTCGGCATGATCCCTCAGTTCCTTCAACCAGCGCTCCACGTTTTCATAGGTCAAGTGCTTGGCGATGTCATACACTAGGAGAGCACCCACTGCCCCTCTGTAATAGCTGTAGGAAAGAGACTGTGTATCAATCTCAATGCACAAACGGACAACAATGTATGAGTCCCAAGTGAGGCTCCCAAGTCAGGCACTGATTGATGAGGCTGGTAATCGGCTAGTGCTCAACAAACCCGATCTCGGAGAGCTATAGGGTATGCAGGTTTATGTTCCACACTTCAAACCAGCActaaaacacctgattcaactaatcaaggaCTTGAGCAGTTGATTGATTTGAATCACCTTTTACCTCTCTGAGACTGATTTGAGACCACTACATTATACataaaatggcgccggagaagaaagcagatgttgtttttttgtttatttgcgttgtttgtaacttattttttttaacttattttgtacaagaTGTtcccgctaccgtctcttatgtccgaaaataacttctggacatcagaactgcgattactcaccaaggACTGGCAGAATCCAAttttttcctttaatgagtctgacaAACTTGACgcgaacgatatactgctttctcgggaacaggcccagatccccatgatttgagagactagtcaaggaccatatcacctccaccctaccggacaccctagacccactccaatttgcttaccgacccaataggtccacagac
This window contains:
- the LOC139551019 gene encoding E3 ubiquitin-protein ligase MARCHF2-like isoform X3, with translation MTTSGCCHLPGSLCDYSGSADLPKVVEEPDAGQAQYVAKVTAKDGRSLSTVVKAVGSQSNEGMCRICHEGAGGETLLSPCDCTGTLGKVHKSCLEKWLSSSNTSYCELCHTEFTVERRPQPLTQWLRDPGPRSEKRTLLCDMACFLLITPLAAISGWLCLRGAQDHLTLNSRLEAVGLIALTIALFTIYILWTLGAAGSTIGVPEQRRAWAGLSGSCPPIGVGGQRDLRWQNGVLGLGCSV
- the LOC139551019 gene encoding E3 ubiquitin-protein ligase MARCHF2-like isoform X1, with protein sequence MTTSGCCHLPGSLCDYSGSADLPKVVEEPDAGQAQYVAKVTAKDGRSLSTVVKAVGSQSNEGMCRICHEGAGGETLLSPCDCTGTLGKVHKSCLEKWLSSSNTSYCELCHTEFTVERRPQPLTQWLRDPGPRSEKRTLLCDMACFLLITPLAAISGWLCLRGAQDHLTLNSRLEAVGLIALTIALFTIYILWTLVSFRYHCQLYSEWRRTNQKVRLLMPDIKGAHSTQHSVPTKSTKKITDETIV
- the LOC139551019 gene encoding E3 ubiquitin-protein ligase MARCHF2-like isoform X2; this encodes MTTSGCCHLPGSLCDYSGSADLPKVVEEPDAGQAQYVAKVTAKDGRSLSTVVKAVGSQSNEGMCRICHEGAGGETLLSPCDCTGTLGKVHKSCLEKWLSSSNTSYCELCHTEFTVERRPQPLTQWLRDPGPRSEKRTLLCDMACFLLITPLAAISGWLCLRGAQDHLTLNSRLEAVGLIALTIALFTIYILWTLFQGAAGSTIGVPEQRRAWAGLSGSCPPIGVGGQRDLRWQNGVLGLGCSV
- the LOC139551021 gene encoding ras-related protein Rab-11B, whose product is MGNRDDEYDFLFKVVLIGDSGVGKSNLLSRFTRNEFNLESKSTIGVEFATRSIQVDGKTIKAQIWDTAGQERYRAITSAYYRGAVGALLVYDIAKHLTYENVERWLKELRDHADNNIVIMLAGNKSDLRHLRAVPTDEARAFAEKNTLSFIETSALDSTNVEEAFKNILTEIYRIVSQKQIAERSAHDESPGNNVVDISVPPTTDQKGNKLQCCQNL